A window of the Synechococcus sp. M16.1 genome harbors these coding sequences:
- a CDS encoding bleomycin hydrolase, translated as MLDAFSRQAVSADSSGSFIGGAQLNDLKAFIAAGNKRLDAVNAITANASCVVSDSVAGICCENTGLTAPNGGVYTNRKMAACLRDAEIIMRYVSYALLAGDASVLQDRCLNGLRETYAALGVPSGSASRAVAIMKASACAHITNTNNTTGEKRKMPVTDGDCNALSAEAASYFDMVISAIS; from the coding sequence ATGCTCGACGCATTCTCTAGGCAGGCTGTTTCCGCTGATTCCAGCGGCAGCTTCATCGGTGGCGCTCAGCTGAACGACCTGAAGGCTTTCATCGCCGCAGGCAACAAGCGTTTGGACGCCGTGAACGCCATCACCGCCAACGCTTCCTGCGTGGTGTCCGACTCCGTTGCAGGCATCTGCTGCGAGAACACCGGCCTGACCGCCCCCAACGGTGGTGTGTACACCAACCGCAAGATGGCTGCTTGCCTGCGTGATGCTGAGATCATCATGCGCTACGTCTCCTACGCCCTGCTGGCTGGTGACGCTTCCGTGCTGCAGGACCGCTGCCTGAACGGTCTGCGCGAGACCTATGCCGCTCTGGGCGTTCCTTCCGGTTCCGCTTCCCGCGCCGTGGCCATCATGAAGGCCTCCGCCTGTGCGCACATCACCAACACCAACAACACCACTGGTGAGAAGCGCAAGATGCCTGTGACCGACGGCGACTGCAACGCACTCTCCGCTGAGGCTGC